A single window of Haladaptatus paucihalophilus DX253 DNA harbors:
- a CDS encoding DUF1641 domain-containing protein produces the protein MTSNVEGTIAPSESEMDELVTRVEANADEFVELLDLLLATKRLGDDLAPELKTATAESRESLEQLRLALEREETLVLLQTVGENAETLTELLELLDATKSLADDLVPEVKTVATDAREPLEELRVAFEGQEPLVLLQKLGENTDTFIELLDILEATEGLVTDLTPELKAAAADSRSSFEQLRMVAAGFSDARGDRELEPYEMGQNLGNMLSLTERLGDPNLINSVDAGLSAFTDDRTTERTSVWGLLNALRDNDVQRGFGTLVEFLRRMGQAQKGD, from the coding sequence ATGACGAGCAACGTTGAGGGGACGATAGCCCCATCAGAGTCCGAAATGGACGAACTGGTCACGCGCGTCGAAGCGAACGCGGATGAGTTCGTTGAACTCCTCGATCTCCTGCTAGCGACAAAGCGACTCGGTGACGACCTCGCGCCGGAACTCAAAACTGCAACCGCCGAATCGCGTGAGTCACTCGAACAACTCCGACTGGCGCTCGAACGGGAGGAAACGCTGGTACTTCTCCAGACGGTTGGAGAAAACGCGGAGACACTCACTGAACTGCTTGAGCTATTGGATGCGACGAAATCGCTCGCGGACGACCTCGTGCCGGAGGTCAAAACCGTCGCCACTGATGCCCGCGAACCGCTTGAAGAACTCCGGGTCGCGTTCGAAGGGCAGGAACCTCTCGTCCTGCTCCAGAAACTCGGTGAGAACACAGACACATTCATCGAACTCCTTGACATCTTGGAGGCAACCGAGGGGTTAGTGACCGATCTGACGCCCGAGTTGAAGGCTGCTGCCGCTGACTCACGGAGTTCCTTCGAACAACTCCGAATGGTTGCAGCGGGCTTCTCGGATGCCCGTGGCGATCGGGAACTCGAACCGTACGAGATGGGGCAGAACCTCGGGAATATGCTCTCGCTGACCGAACGACTCGGCGACCCCAACCTCATCAATTCGGTCGACGCTGGACTGAGTGCATTCACGGATGACCGAACAACGGAACGAACAAGCGTCTGGGGATTACTCAACGCTCTTCGAGACAATGATGTCCAGCGAGGGTTTGGGACCCTCGTAGAGTTCCTCCGACGGATGGGCCAGGCACAGAAGGGCGACTAA
- a CDS encoding NAD(P)/FAD-dependent oxidoreductase has translation MTRIAIIGAGSGGAMTANILRRKLQRDKADITVIDKSDTHYYQPSYYLLPFDYMMPEAQMRPVDDLLKPGIDFHQDEVTGVDPDEQVVECAGENVEYDYLIVVSGHVLEPETVPGMTEGWQETDEVFPYYHYDAATDMSDAVDEFDGGTFLVTVPDTPIKCAGAPLKMSMLMEDYMSRTGIREDSRVIMTKPGEAVFGVEPYKSKMEEIWADRDIEFVPNFSVAEVDHENRVVRSTDGDEIEYDMYAPVSPQYGADSIAENSPLTEGGDPVTFDKQEGIYSGDPQRPPQYVTVDQHTLQHTEYDNVFALGDCDSAPKSRTASAARKQAPVVAKNLIAHMEGEPMRGHYDGYAACPLLTQKGKAVIAEFDYEDALSAPVESRANWVLDVNVLPATYWNMWMKGYDPAPV, from the coding sequence ATGACACGGATTGCCATCATTGGCGCTGGGTCCGGAGGAGCGATGACAGCCAACATCCTTCGACGAAAACTCCAGCGTGACAAGGCCGACATCACAGTCATCGATAAGAGCGACACGCACTACTACCAGCCGTCGTACTACCTCCTTCCGTTCGACTATATGATGCCGGAGGCACAGATGCGGCCGGTAGATGACCTTTTGAAACCGGGAATTGACTTCCACCAGGACGAAGTGACTGGCGTCGATCCTGACGAGCAGGTCGTCGAGTGTGCGGGCGAAAACGTTGAGTACGACTACCTCATCGTGGTTTCCGGTCACGTACTTGAACCGGAGACGGTTCCAGGGATGACCGAGGGATGGCAGGAAACGGACGAGGTGTTCCCGTACTACCACTACGACGCCGCGACTGACATGAGTGACGCCGTCGACGAGTTCGATGGCGGAACCTTCCTCGTGACCGTTCCCGATACGCCGATTAAGTGCGCGGGCGCACCGCTGAAGATGTCGATGCTGATGGAAGACTACATGTCCCGTACGGGTATTCGGGAGGATTCACGGGTCATTATGACCAAGCCCGGAGAGGCGGTCTTCGGCGTGGAACCGTACAAAAGCAAGATGGAGGAGATCTGGGCCGACCGCGACATTGAGTTCGTCCCGAACTTCTCCGTCGCGGAAGTCGACCACGAGAACCGGGTCGTCCGCTCGACGGACGGTGACGAAATCGAGTACGACATGTATGCGCCGGTTTCGCCGCAGTATGGGGCTGACTCAATCGCGGAGAACTCACCACTGACCGAGGGTGGTGACCCCGTTACGTTCGACAAGCAGGAGGGGATCTACTCCGGTGACCCACAGCGACCACCGCAGTACGTCACGGTCGACCAACATACGCTCCAGCACACCGAGTACGACAACGTGTTCGCGCTTGGAGACTGTGACAGCGCTCCCAAATCCCGGACGGCGTCAGCAGCGCGCAAACAAGCACCTGTCGTCGCCAAGAATCTCATCGCACACATGGAGGGTGAGCCCATGCGCGGCCACTACGACGGGTACGCGGCCTGTCCGCTCCTCACTCAGAAGGGGAAAGCGGTTATCGCGGAGTTCGACTACGAGGACGCGCTCTCTGCTCCCGTCGAGAGCCGCGCCAACTGGGTTCTCGACGTCAACGTATTGCCCGCGACCTACTGGAACATGTGGATGAAGGGGTACGACCCTGCCCCGGTGTAA
- a CDS encoding YeiH family protein gives MGVLHRLLPGLSVLLALGLLARGITSVVPLGSHLIVVIGLGVFVANTVGVPDWAAAGVDTHSLWLEAGIVLMGVTVALQQVVDAGLQVLLVVGIAVCVTVLTVEILARELFDIPEKIGSLLAAGSSICGVSAVAAVAGSIKPDQQQIAYAAATVLLFDAATLVVYPLVGRMLGLPDVVFGIWAGTTMFSTGPVTAAGFAYSRAAGEWAVLVKLTRNALIGVVAIGYALYYSRRGATIASVENKWHYLWDSFPKFIIGFVVLMLLGSAGIFSEAQIQTLDNASNWLFLVAFAGLGLSINIGELRESGITPVVVVSISLVLVSSLTLGALLYFF, from the coding sequence ATGGGAGTACTGCATCGTCTCCTTCCAGGTTTGAGTGTTTTATTGGCGCTTGGACTCCTCGCTCGTGGCATCACATCAGTTGTTCCACTCGGGAGTCATTTGATCGTCGTCATCGGATTAGGTGTTTTCGTCGCCAACACGGTCGGTGTCCCCGACTGGGCTGCGGCTGGTGTCGATACACATAGTCTCTGGCTGGAAGCAGGAATCGTCCTGATGGGGGTCACAGTCGCGCTTCAGCAAGTCGTTGACGCCGGCCTGCAGGTACTTCTCGTAGTTGGGATCGCGGTCTGTGTGACGGTCCTCACAGTCGAGATACTGGCCCGAGAACTCTTTGACATCCCCGAGAAAATCGGATCGCTTCTCGCAGCTGGCTCGAGTATCTGTGGTGTGTCGGCTGTGGCTGCGGTCGCAGGAAGTATCAAACCTGACCAGCAGCAGATTGCGTATGCCGCCGCGACGGTACTACTGTTCGATGCAGCTACGCTCGTCGTTTATCCACTCGTCGGACGAATGCTTGGGCTTCCCGATGTCGTTTTCGGGATTTGGGCCGGCACGACGATGTTCAGTACTGGTCCAGTCACGGCAGCTGGGTTTGCGTACTCGCGAGCAGCGGGAGAGTGGGCGGTATTGGTCAAACTCACGCGAAACGCTCTCATCGGCGTCGTCGCGATCGGATATGCCCTGTACTACAGTCGACGAGGCGCAACGATTGCATCGGTCGAGAACAAATGGCACTACCTCTGGGATAGCTTCCCGAAATTCATTATTGGATTCGTCGTCCTCATGCTGCTCGGGAGTGCAGGCATCTTCTCGGAGGCGCAAATTCAAACTCTCGACAACGCGTCCAACTGGCTGTTTCTCGTCGCCTTCGCTGGGTTAGGGCTCAGTATCAATATCGGTGAACTCCGGGAGTCGGGAATTACTCCCGTTGTCGTCGTCTCGATCAGCTTAGTCTTGGTGAGTAGCCTCACTCTCGGAGCACTGCTCTACTTCTTCTGA
- a CDS encoding DUF2243 domain-containing protein, with protein sequence MFGFGFSGLIDVLVLHHILQWHHLVSGLYPMNTLNGLQTNILADGLFSVGMLIIMGVGAGLLWQSERRTDVPLAMRPLAGAAIIGLGVFDVYDSVVDHALLGLHQPVGPGGQPLSFGGQYNPHWLVVSLLFIAAGYYVYRTGLQERARGAEELD encoded by the coding sequence GTGTTTGGTTTTGGATTTAGCGGACTCATTGACGTCCTCGTGCTACACCATATCCTTCAGTGGCATCATCTCGTTTCAGGACTGTACCCGATGAACACGCTAAATGGCCTCCAAACAAACATCCTCGCTGACGGTCTATTTTCTGTTGGGATGCTGATTATCATGGGCGTCGGGGCGGGGCTTCTCTGGCAGTCCGAACGGCGGACTGATGTTCCATTGGCCATGCGACCACTGGCTGGCGCTGCGATAATCGGCCTCGGTGTATTTGACGTGTATGACTCCGTCGTTGACCATGCCCTCTTAGGTCTGCATCAACCTGTAGGACCGGGGGGTCAACCACTATCGTTTGGAGGCCAATACAACCCGCATTGGCTCGTGGTCAGTCTTCTGTTTATCGCCGCTGGGTATTACGTCTACAGAACGGGACTACAAGAACGAGCCAGGGGAGCGGAAGAGCTCGATTGA
- a CDS encoding cytochrome c biogenesis CcdA family protein, whose protein sequence is MELFASSSVLVAAYAAGVLMFFAPCSVGLLPAYLSYFFTHDEEPAHGDQTDTGTSGPIQIAFLVNGALVFIVGAIPLFYMAVAGIRVLLPGYNLIVPLAKFGSGSYFPPVAVVVMGTILMLMGLGRRAVLDGLRVGGFVTAGVVAVYLLTGGVVLLLGQWIEPYLVSLELFVGPLLIGIGIMYYYNVSPLQSVQLPERGSATIPAFVVFGIVYGIGSLACNLPVFLGLVLTSFTTQGIVEGLAVFGSFAAGMGTLVLGVSVAARVTGNTLSLGQYGQTARLVGSTAFVVIGIYVTWYSLRSFGYIPGGSILG, encoded by the coding sequence ATGGAACTGTTTGCATCCTCGTCAGTATTAGTCGCAGCGTACGCTGCGGGTGTCTTGATGTTTTTTGCCCCCTGTAGTGTTGGGCTCCTCCCCGCCTATCTTTCGTACTTTTTTACGCATGACGAAGAGCCAGCTCACGGAGACCAAACCGATACAGGAACGTCTGGACCCATACAGATTGCATTCCTTGTGAATGGCGCACTCGTTTTCATCGTTGGGGCGATCCCACTCTTCTACATGGCGGTCGCCGGCATTCGTGTCTTGCTCCCTGGGTACAATCTAATTGTTCCACTCGCCAAATTTGGTTCGGGAAGTTACTTCCCACCAGTTGCAGTTGTCGTCATGGGTACCATCCTTATGCTGATGGGCCTCGGTCGACGCGCTGTACTCGATGGACTTCGCGTCGGAGGATTCGTTACGGCCGGTGTAGTTGCTGTCTATCTGCTCACCGGCGGCGTCGTGCTTCTTCTTGGTCAGTGGATCGAACCGTATCTCGTGTCGTTGGAACTCTTTGTCGGTCCGCTCTTGATTGGTATTGGCATCATGTACTACTACAACGTCTCTCCGCTGCAGTCAGTTCAGCTACCAGAGCGGGGTTCAGCAACGATTCCAGCGTTTGTTGTGTTCGGCATTGTGTACGGGATTGGGAGCCTTGCGTGTAATCTCCCAGTCTTTCTGGGACTGGTTCTCACGTCGTTCACAACACAGGGGATTGTTGAAGGACTCGCCGTATTTGGATCGTTTGCGGCGGGAATGGGGACTCTCGTGCTGGGAGTAAGCGTCGCTGCACGCGTCACCGGGAACACGCTCTCGCTCGGCCAGTACGGACAGACCGCTCGCCTCGTCGGGAGTACGGCCTTCGTAGTGATCGGCATCTATGTGACGTGGTATTCACTCCGCTCGTTCGGGTACATACCTGGCGGTTCGATCCTCGGCTAA
- a CDS encoding DsbA family protein produces the protein MDLLDSLTTRRAVLGGVGTLLAGGEVVYGDSTLQSSQSSSATAPFHRSSKTTGFEIRLEGHPIMGDLDAPIDMYYWCDYQCPFCRRFEQNAFPKLIRNHVQSRTVRVVFIELPYLGEASMTAAVMDRCVWRQVRGDTPQAYWRWHSTLFDKQGSENSEWASKENLLEITKTVDGVDASAVDTCVRTYRNAIEAPINEDIDQASQFGIRRTPAFILYHRDADTAGKPVGAQPYDRFNEAITRVQNA, from the coding sequence ATGGACCTTCTGGACTCACTGACGACGCGACGTGCTGTTCTCGGCGGTGTCGGAACCCTCCTCGCAGGCGGCGAAGTCGTGTACGGGGACTCGACACTCCAGTCGAGTCAGTCATCATCCGCAACAGCCCCGTTCCATCGAAGTTCCAAAACGACCGGATTCGAGATCCGTCTTGAAGGCCATCCGATTATGGGCGATTTAGACGCCCCAATCGACATGTACTACTGGTGTGATTACCAGTGCCCGTTCTGTCGTCGCTTTGAGCAGAATGCGTTTCCGAAACTCATTCGGAATCACGTCCAATCGAGGACTGTCCGGGTCGTATTCATTGAACTCCCATATCTCGGGGAGGCGTCAATGACCGCGGCGGTGATGGATCGCTGTGTCTGGCGGCAAGTACGAGGCGACACCCCGCAAGCATACTGGCGGTGGCATTCGACGCTCTTCGATAAACAGGGCTCAGAGAACTCGGAATGGGCGTCAAAAGAAAACCTGCTCGAGATCACAAAAACCGTCGACGGAGTGGATGCAAGTGCTGTCGACACCTGTGTGCGGACTTATCGGAACGCGATCGAGGCGCCGATAAACGAGGATATCGATCAGGCATCACAGTTCGGGATCCGTAGGACTCCTGCCTTCATTCTCTACCATCGCGATGCAGATACCGCCGGGAAACCCGTCGGAGCGCAACCATACGATCGATTCAACGAAGCGATTACTCGGGTGCAGAACGCGTGA
- a CDS encoding class I SAM-dependent methyltransferase, with protein sequence MAEFQNTGQPSWDWWSDLWPTPANVLQQLGITENQSVADVCSGNGYFTLLAASLVDKTPVFAIDIDATLLAELRSRATEQGLENIQLIHGDARDVVGLLPHIVDIVLLANTFHGIADQEAFANDVKRALASNGRFIIVNWYPASREETPVAGEPRRPPTELRLSREEYEAKKQEYTKRATD encoded by the coding sequence ATGGCTGAGTTTCAGAACACGGGACAACCCAGTTGGGACTGGTGGTCCGATCTCTGGCCTACCCCCGCGAACGTCCTACAGCAACTCGGAATTACTGAAAACCAGTCAGTTGCTGACGTGTGTTCTGGTAACGGATATTTCACTCTCCTTGCTGCCAGTCTCGTCGACAAGACTCCCGTGTTTGCTATTGACATCGATGCAACGCTGCTTGCAGAGTTACGTTCACGAGCGACGGAGCAAGGACTCGAGAACATCCAACTCATTCATGGTGATGCTCGTGACGTGGTTGGCCTACTCCCCCACATAGTCGATATAGTTCTACTCGCAAACACCTTCCATGGGATTGCAGATCAGGAAGCGTTCGCCAACGACGTCAAGCGCGCACTCGCTTCGAATGGGAGATTCATCATCGTCAACTGGTATCCGGCTTCTCGTGAGGAAACGCCAGTAGCTGGTGAGCCACGACGGCCACCGACTGAGCTACGGCTATCCCGAGAAGAATATGAAGCGAAGAAGCAGGAGTACACGAAGAGGGCCACCGACTGA
- a CDS encoding MBL fold metallo-hydrolase — protein sequence MSKTDFASTEISPEEVAERRDDDELFILDVRNEDDYEEWAVSGSYNLPIYDELLDEEFSGLESALDEIPKDKEIAVICVGGITSARAAEFLQKRGYEARSMSDGMRGWGRVHQTYEVDGERSVLQIVRPGTGCVSYLVYDGDEALVVDPSQYVTRYRDIADDLGVDIVGAIDSHAHADHISGGREIADKFDVPYYLHEDDAGSLDEYTPIEDDETLSVGARDLEVIHTPGHTPGSVSFDFGGAVLSGDTLFLQSVGRPDLEDSNEDAIREAASDLFDSLQRLGEMPDDTVVLPGHFSDEEVRPLATTLYSLTANNELFGMVEDNDEKEFVETIVDALSDTPNNYQQIKHINWGDEPLDDDAEDLELGPNNCAAN from the coding sequence ATGAGCAAGACAGACTTCGCATCGACCGAGATTAGTCCAGAGGAGGTCGCGGAACGACGCGACGACGACGAGCTGTTCATCCTCGACGTCCGCAACGAGGACGACTACGAGGAATGGGCCGTCAGTGGGAGTTACAACCTCCCGATTTACGATGAACTCCTCGACGAGGAGTTCTCGGGGCTCGAATCGGCACTTGACGAGATCCCGAAGGACAAGGAGATCGCAGTGATCTGCGTCGGTGGAATTACCTCCGCCCGTGCTGCCGAATTCCTGCAAAAGCGAGGCTATGAGGCTCGGTCCATGAGCGATGGAATGCGGGGCTGGGGCCGCGTACACCAAACGTACGAAGTTGATGGCGAACGCAGTGTCCTTCAGATCGTTCGCCCTGGGACCGGCTGCGTGTCGTATCTCGTCTACGACGGTGACGAGGCACTCGTTGTGGATCCAAGCCAGTACGTGACTCGATACCGCGACATCGCGGACGACCTCGGCGTCGACATCGTCGGTGCCATCGATTCTCACGCACATGCCGACCACATTAGTGGCGGTCGCGAGATCGCCGACAAATTCGATGTCCCGTACTATCTCCACGAGGACGACGCTGGCTCGCTTGACGAGTACACGCCCATCGAAGACGACGAAACGCTGTCTGTGGGAGCACGTGACCTCGAAGTCATCCACACGCCCGGTCACACACCGGGAAGTGTTTCCTTCGACTTCGGTGGCGCTGTGCTTTCCGGAGACACGCTATTCCTCCAGAGCGTCGGACGGCCCGACCTCGAGGACAGCAACGAGGACGCGATCCGCGAGGCTGCATCAGACCTCTTCGACAGTCTGCAGCGACTTGGTGAGATGCCCGACGATACGGTCGTCCTGCCCGGGCACTTCAGTGACGAAGAGGTCCGCCCACTCGCGACGACGCTGTACAGTCTCACAGCAAACAACGAACTGTTCGGGATGGTCGAAGACAACGACGAAAAGGAGTTTGTTGAGACTATCGTCGACGCCCTTTCGGACACCCCCAACAACTACCAGCAGATCAAGCATATCAACTGGGGCGACGAACCGCTCGACGACGACGCAGAAGATCTCGAACTTGGGCCGAACAACTGCGCAGCGAACTAA
- a CDS encoding ribbon-helix-helix protein, CopG family, giving the protein MDQITLRLDEDVLASVEEEAEESDTTRTEFLRNVVESRHEGKRIRDSYEEQLESLQIEHGQKLSELEAEHEQEVNRLEEKVHELQAEHEQEMSELETEHEQEVSELRDCIDTLREDREEKIRLEARVDQLERDLERVREERDSAKARYNEAQGKLKVRNSSDGQDDSRGLLARLFGR; this is encoded by the coding sequence ATGGATCAGATCACACTCCGCCTCGATGAGGATGTCCTTGCATCTGTTGAAGAAGAGGCAGAGGAGTCAGATACAACACGGACAGAATTTCTCCGTAATGTGGTTGAATCACGGCACGAAGGCAAAAGGATCCGAGACAGCTACGAGGAGCAGCTAGAAAGCCTTCAAATCGAACACGGACAGAAGCTGAGTGAACTAGAAGCCGAACACGAGCAGGAGGTGAATCGATTGGAGGAGAAGGTCCATGAACTTCAAGCAGAACACGAGCAGGAGATGAGCGAATTAGAGACAGAACACGAGCAAGAGGTCTCGGAACTCCGCGACTGTATCGACACGCTTCGTGAAGATCGTGAGGAGAAGATTCGGTTAGAGGCTCGGGTTGACCAGTTGGAGCGTGATCTTGAGCGGGTGCGTGAGGAGCGAGACAGTGCAAAAGCGCGATACAATGAGGCTCAAGGGAAGCTGAAAGTTCGCAACTCCTCAGACGGACAAGACGATTCACGTGGCCTTCTTGCTCGTCTCTTCGGACGATAA